In Bacillota bacterium, one genomic interval encodes:
- a CDS encoding chorismate mutase, translating into MSEEAKQQIYELRKKIDVIDAHLVEKLNERAGLALEIRKIKTESKLPLYDPGREEEIFKKITSINNGPLYDDDLREIYETILHAMKNVES; encoded by the coding sequence ATGAGCGAGGAAGCAAAGCAACAAATATATGAGTTGCGTAAAAAAATCGACGTTATTGATGCACATTTAGTTGAGAAACTAAATGAGCGGGCAGGTCTTGCGCTTGAGATAAGAAAGATTAAGACAGAGAGCAAATTGCCTCTCTATGATCCAGGAAGAGAAGAAGAAATTTTTAAGAAAATTACATCTATAAACAATGGTCCTTTGTATGACGACGATTTGAGAGAAATATATGAGACCATCCTACATGCGATGAAAAACGTTGAATCGTAG
- the aroF gene encoding 3-deoxy-7-phosphoheptulonate synthase, translating to MISSEDLTIISGPCAVESREQVMEVAKAVSELGLTYFRGGAFKPRTSPYSFQGLEEEGLKYLSEAAGTYGLKAVTEVMDTEHVAMVLNYVDMIQVGTRNMANFALLKKIGALTAERKTPVILKRGMSATIDEWLLASEYITTAGNPNVILCERGIRTFETATRFTLDLAAVPVIKKLSSLPIIVDISHAMGHSEYIIPMSRAAVAAGADGLLIEVHPNPKKALCDGAQSLTPDQLKQLVFETKPIAEVLGKRLA from the coding sequence ATGATTTCCAGCGAGGATTTGACGATCATATCTGGGCCTTGCGCGGTTGAGAGTCGTGAGCAGGTCATGGAAGTTGCAAAAGCCGTCTCTGAGCTTGGCCTTACATATTTTCGCGGTGGAGCGTTTAAGCCAAGGACATCTCCTTATAGCTTCCAGGGCCTTGAGGAAGAGGGCTTAAAGTATCTCTCGGAGGCTGCCGGAACATACGGTTTAAAGGCTGTAACTGAGGTTATGGATACCGAGCACGTGGCTATGGTTCTCAATTATGTGGACATGATCCAGGTTGGTACCCGAAACATGGCCAATTTTGCGCTCCTGAAAAAGATTGGTGCTTTGACTGCCGAGAGAAAAACTCCTGTTATCTTAAAACGGGGAATGTCGGCTACGATTGATGAGTGGCTACTTGCATCTGAGTACATCACAACTGCGGGGAATCCAAATGTAATCCTCTGCGAGAGAGGAATAAGAACTTTTGAGACCGCAACCCGCTTTACACTTGATTTAGCAGCAGTACCGGTGATCAAGAAGCTCAGCTCCCTTCCCATAATAGTAGACATAAGTCATGCAATGGGACACAGCGAATACATAATTCCAATGAGCCGTGCCGCTGTTGCGGCAGGGGCGGATGGACTTTTAATCGAAGTCCATCCAAATCCCAAGAAGGCTCTTTGTGATGGTGCGCAGTCTCTTACTCCAGATCAACTAAAGCAACTGGTATTTGAAACAAAACCAATTGCAGAAGTGCTAGGCAAAAGGTTGGCTTAG